The stretch of DNA GCATGACCCACACTTTCTCTATATTCATCCGCTCGGTGTAGATGTAAAAGGAGAAATTTTCGGTTCGGAATCGAAAGAATATCGTGAACAAATCTTAAAAATGGGAAGCTTGTTGGCACAACTTTTGCCAATTTGGATCAAAGAAGGTTACCACATTTTAATTACATCTGATCATGGCATGAGTGAATATGGCAACCATGGCGGCATAACTGATGGTGAGCGAGATGTACCGCTCTTTATCATTAGTCCAAAAGTTGAGCCTGGCGTTTACAGTGAAGTGGTTCCGCAATTAGCTTTTGCACCGCTCGTTTGTGAACTTTTAAATATTGAGCCATCCAATAAAATGATTTCATATCAACTGCCAGGTCTGAAAGGGAAAATTACCCTTTAAAAAAGATACACGATTCAACATTAAAATGAAGAATGTAGGTGGATTGGGATTGGTTTAACGGAACGTATTGTTAGACCAATTCCCAAATTAATAGAGAACATAGAGGGGCGAGAAGTCTTGCGAAAAATAAAAAAACAAAAAATTTACTTATTAGCTCTTTTATTGCCATTTATTATGTTTGTGATTGCATTTGAAATAGGACCATTAGTAGCAATGATTAAAAATAGTTTTTATGCAGACGATGGAATTCAAGTTACGATTAATCAATATATTACTATATTTAAAAGTAAATTTTACTTACAAGCCATTCAAAATAGCCTTGTCATTTCCTTATTTTCTGCTGTAACTTCTGTGATCATAGCAGTCATAGCAGCCTATTCGTTAACAAAATTCTCACAAAAAATACAAAATCGCTTACTAATGATTACCAATATGACTTCGAACTTTGAGGGAATTCCCCTTTCATTTTCATATATTATTTTACTTGGAAACAATGGGTTGTTTACGTTGCTTTTTTCTAAGATTGGTTGGGATGTGTTTGCGGATTTTAATTTATATTCATGGACAGGCCTCGTTCTTGTGTATGTTTATTTTCAAATTCCGCTTGCTGTTATGCTCATCTACCCGTCTTATCAAGGAATTAAGAAACAATGGAAAGAAGCCTCTTCATTATTAGGAGGGTCAACAGCATCATTTTGGCGTCACATTGGGATTCCAGTTCTTTTACCTAGTATTGTAGGTACATTCAGTATTTTGTTTGCTAATGCGATGGGAGCTTACGCTACAGCCTATGCATTAGTCGGCAGCAACTATAACTTATTGTCATTGCAAATTGCCTCTCTAGTTGCTAGTGACGTTGCCTTAAAGCCGCAGTTAGGTAGTGCGTTGGGAGTTCTTCTAGCGGCGACTATGATAGGGGCGATGTGGTTTAATGGACGAATGATGCGTCGCATTAGGAGGGATTTACGATGAAATATTCATTGACTTTTCATAAAGTGATTGTTGGGTTATTAGTTATCTATTTATTAATTCCTCTTGTAGGAACATTTTTATTCTCGATTGCCGGTAAATGGGATCATACCATTTTACCTGAGAGTTATACAATGCAATGGTATTTTGAATTATTTCAAGATGAACGGTTTTATGATGCTTTTGGACGAACGCTGTTTTTAATTGTCATGTCTGTAGGTCTTAGTGTTGTTATTATGCTTCCGACTATCTTTATTATCACGGTATATTTCAGTAAATGGGAAGGATTACTTCAAGCAGCAGCTATGCTTCCTTATGGAATTCCACCCATTGTTGGAGCTGTTGGATTAATCAAGATATATTCAGATGGGCCGATTCAAATTGCCGGAACACCTTGGATTTTAATCGGTGCTTATTTCATAACGATTCTGCCTTTTATGTATCAAGGTATTCGTAACAGTCTTAGTACGCTTAATGCTGTGCAACTTGTTGATGCAGCTGAACTACTCGGTGCTACAAAATTCCAGGCGTTTCGCACGGTGGTGTTTCCAAATATTATTTCTGGTATTTTAGTTTCTACCTTATTATCAGTCGCTCTTTTATTTAGTGAGTTTGCTTTTGCCAATTTGCTTGTCGGGGGCCGATTTGAAACTCTTCAAATTTATCTTGCCGACAAACTAAATAGCAGTGGTCACTTAACAAGTGCAATTGTTATTACTTATTATTCAATGATTTTGCTTTTAACGGGGACTGTATTAAAACTTACGTTTAAAAACGAAAAAAAAACTGTCGTGTCAAATAAGAAGCGATTTCTTTCATTTCATAAAAATACTACTTTAGAAGGTGAAAAATAATGAGCTATGTAACCATTGATCAAGTGACTAAGGGGTATGAAAATCAAGTCGTTTTAAATGACATTTCTTTAATACTAAAAAAAGGAGAATTTGCTACACTTCTTGGGCAAAGCGGATGCGGAAAAAGTACATTATTACGTTCCATTGCGGGGCTTGAAGACGTAGATTTAGGAATAATCTCAATCGATGGAAAAGATATTACTAATTTATCACCGCGTCAGCGTGAAGTCGGTATGGTATTTCAGTCTTATGCGCTTTTCCCGAATATGAGCGTTTTTGATAATATCGCGTATGGCCTTAAAATGAAGAAGGTGAAAAATATTAAATCAAGAGTGAAAAAGATGATTGATATGGTTGATTTAATAGGAAAAGAAGAGTCTTATCCTCATCAGTTATCTGGCGGGCAACAGCAAAGGGTTGCTCTTGCTCGTGCGCTTGTCATGGAGCCGAAAGTACTGCTTTTGGATGAGCCGTTAAGTGCATTGGATGCGAAAATTAGAAAAAGTTTGCAAAAAGAATTAAAGAGAATACAGAAAGAATTAGATATTACAACTATTTTTGTTACTCATGATCAGGAAGAAGCAATGACGATGTCTGATCGAATTTTTGTCATGAATAAAGGACAAGTTGTACAATCCGGTTCTCCATCAGAAATTTATACTTCTCCAGTCAATACATTTGTTGCAAAATTCATCGGAAATTACAATGTTTGTAGTTTGGAAGTTTTCCGTAAACTTGTTCGCAGCACAGAAATAAAAGGGGATGAAATCGCAATTCGTCCTGAAGTTTTACAATTAGTTTCTGTTGGTGACGATAGCGTGGATTTACAAGAGAACTGGGTAATTAAAGGGTTTATTAAAGATGTTTCCATGATAGGGAATGTTTTAAGATATGAAGTAGAAACAGAGGAGTCCGCTTTCCTTGTAGACTATCTTCACCACCGAGGGAATATGTTTGAGCAAGGAGCACACGTTCATATTCTTGTACCGAAGAAAGAATGCATTATTTTTTAAATTATTAATGATCGCGGGGGAAGAAATATGTCTGTTTTTCCAGAAGAAAGAAAGAATGAAATTTTAAAAGAACTTAACATTATGGGAAAAGTAAAAGTGATGGAATTAGTTAATCAGTTTGATGTTTCAGAGGAAACGATTCGACGCGATTTGATGATATTAGAGGAAAAAAGACTTTTAAAAAGGGTTTACGGTGGAGCGATTAAAACAGTCTTTGAATTTGAGGAGCCTCCATTTACACAGCGTACAACTGTGAATCAAGAAGCGAAAGTCAAGGTTGGAAAAAAAGCAGTAGAACTCATTTCTAACGGAGATGTGATTGCCATAGATGTAGGGACAACCATGCTTGAATTTTCGCAGTGTATTGAAAATAAAAAAGACATTACGATTTTAACCAATTCTCTTCCTGTGTCGTCTGTGTTAACCGAAAAGCTCAATCAAAATAAGTTTACAGGACAAATTCTATTATTAGGAGGACAAATTGATCCAAAGCATCAATCTATAAGCGGCAGTCTCACTGAACAAATGTTAAATCAATTTAATATTGATAAAGCGTTCATTTCAGCTGGTGGTGTTTCCATTCAAAGTGGGGTTAGTAATTATCATTTACATGAAACATTAGTTTCACGCAAGATGGTCGAGGTATCAAAGCAAGTTATATTGCTAACGGATTACTCTAAAATTGGTGTTGAAACATTTTGTAAAGTTTGTCCTCTAGAAAAAGTCGATGTGATTGTCAGCGAGCAACCATTTCCAGAGGAATGGAGAAATCATTCAAAATTAGAGGAAATCAATTGGAGTCTAGCATAGTCAATCAATAAAAGGACATATCGAGATGAAAGAGCGAGTTCTCTCTAGTTTTTTATTGATAGTAGGCAAAAAAGCTAGAAAGATAATTTAATAGCTAGAATGAGAAAGGAGCTATATAGCATGAGTTTCATTGCGATAGATTTAGACGGAACATTATTAAACGACAAGAATGAAATTAGTGAAGAAAATGTAAAGGCGATTCAATATGCCC from Paenisporosarcina sp. FSL H8-0542 encodes:
- a CDS encoding ABC transporter permease subunit; this encodes MRKIKKQKIYLLALLLPFIMFVIAFEIGPLVAMIKNSFYADDGIQVTINQYITIFKSKFYLQAIQNSLVISLFSAVTSVIIAVIAAYSLTKFSQKIQNRLLMITNMTSNFEGIPLSFSYIILLGNNGLFTLLFSKIGWDVFADFNLYSWTGLVLVYVYFQIPLAVMLIYPSYQGIKKQWKEASSLLGGSTASFWRHIGIPVLLPSIVGTFSILFANAMGAYATAYALVGSNYNLLSLQIASLVASDVALKPQLGSALGVLLAATMIGAMWFNGRMMRRIRRDLR
- a CDS encoding ABC transporter permease subunit; translation: MKYSLTFHKVIVGLLVIYLLIPLVGTFLFSIAGKWDHTILPESYTMQWYFELFQDERFYDAFGRTLFLIVMSVGLSVVIMLPTIFIITVYFSKWEGLLQAAAMLPYGIPPIVGAVGLIKIYSDGPIQIAGTPWILIGAYFITILPFMYQGIRNSLSTLNAVQLVDAAELLGATKFQAFRTVVFPNIISGILVSTLLSVALLFSEFAFANLLVGGRFETLQIYLADKLNSSGHLTSAIVITYYSMILLLTGTVLKLTFKNEKKTVVSNKKRFLSFHKNTTLEGEK
- a CDS encoding ABC transporter ATP-binding protein, with protein sequence MSYVTIDQVTKGYENQVVLNDISLILKKGEFATLLGQSGCGKSTLLRSIAGLEDVDLGIISIDGKDITNLSPRQREVGMVFQSYALFPNMSVFDNIAYGLKMKKVKNIKSRVKKMIDMVDLIGKEESYPHQLSGGQQQRVALARALVMEPKVLLLDEPLSALDAKIRKSLQKELKRIQKELDITTIFVTHDQEEAMTMSDRIFVMNKGQVVQSGSPSEIYTSPVNTFVAKFIGNYNVCSLEVFRKLVRSTEIKGDEIAIRPEVLQLVSVGDDSVDLQENWVIKGFIKDVSMIGNVLRYEVETEESAFLVDYLHHRGNMFEQGAHVHILVPKKECIIF
- a CDS encoding DeoR/GlpR family DNA-binding transcription regulator, whose translation is MSVFPEERKNEILKELNIMGKVKVMELVNQFDVSEETIRRDLMILEEKRLLKRVYGGAIKTVFEFEEPPFTQRTTVNQEAKVKVGKKAVELISNGDVIAIDVGTTMLEFSQCIENKKDITILTNSLPVSSVLTEKLNQNKFTGQILLLGGQIDPKHQSISGSLTEQMLNQFNIDKAFISAGGVSIQSGVSNYHLHETLVSRKMVEVSKQVILLTDYSKIGVETFCKVCPLEKVDVIVSEQPFPEEWRNHSKLEEINWSLA